The Setaria italica strain Yugu1 chromosome IX, Setaria_italica_v2.0, whole genome shotgun sequence genome has a window encoding:
- the LOC101773932 gene encoding antifreeze protein Maxi, whose protein sequence is MAVGFRRRLTALTVPKAALLRRTRHKKLSYSRVRSNSLPGRFHPAVAGLHESANALLAWTEEPAQASPAWIGDGAGHLGRLLAGLTDLLHHPQARDPLQRRGKLLAEAHAALRRRDAARLAAALRARRRSDRDLARLASTLRCLAHRSPSAAAAASDSGEAAVAEAAAAATCAAAAASAAIFAGLASASASSSSRAMPSPLAVSPAKVAAVPVWWVADLLRWRRRTVAVAASESGPGAKEVPLEECCSEEEEERQAAMERLRRLEECVVAAEDGCEQVYRALVNARVSLLNVLTPCF, encoded by the exons ATGGCAGTGGGATTCCGGCGGCGGCTCACCGCGCTCACCGTCCCCAAGGCGGCCTTGCTCCGGCGCACGCGCCACAAGAAGCTCTCCTACTCCCGCGTCCGCTCCAACAGCCTGCCCGGCCGCTTCCACCCGGCCGTCGCGGGCCTGCACGAGTCCGCCAACGCGCTCCTCGCCTGGAcggaggagccggcgcaggccagCCCGGCGTGGATCGGCGACGGGGCGGGCCACCTGGGCCGCCTCCTGGCGGGGCTCACCGACCTGCTTCACCACCCGCAGGCGCGGGACCCGCTCCAGCGCCGGggcaag CTCCTCGCCGAGGCGCACGCCGCGCTCCGCCGCCGTGacgccgcccgcctcgccgccgcgctccgcgccAGGCGCCGCTCCGACCGCGACCTCGCCCGCCTCGCCTCCACGCTACGCTGCCTCGCGCACCgctccccgtccgccgccgccgcggcgtcggacTCCGGCGAGGCCGCGGtggccgaggccgccgccgccgccacgtgcgccgcggcggcagcgtccGCCGCCATCTTCGCCGGGCTCgcatccgcctccgcctcctcgtcctcgcgcGCAATGCCGTCACCGCTCGCGGTCTCCCCGGCGAAGGTGGCTGCCGTGCCGGTGTGGTGGGTGGCCGACCTCCTTCGGTGGCGCCGGCGTACGGTGGCCGTCGCCGCCAGCGAATCCGGACCCGGCGCAAAGGAGGTGCCTTTGGAGGAGTGCtgcagcgaggaggaggaggagaggcaggCTGCCATGGAACGCCTGCGGAGGCTGGAGGAGTGCGTCGTGGCGGCGGAAGACGGCTGCGAGCAGGTGTACCGGGCGCTTGTTAACGCGAGGGTGTCGCTGCTCAACGTGCTCACGCCGTGCTTTTGA
- the LOC101774329 gene encoding uncharacterized protein LOC101774329 isoform X1 has protein sequence MSHRKRLRRIGEGAATVPVTEEAVKKDIRALLNQIYDFYKAALDQLPTEEIPSLAPRLLSAGVCFGVLDPVSNIIANAISYSPPSPTPTNPDDDDDEEKAAQPHTRESVLSRIVSDTDDFLHLRLSAKTAERMTVARRSLEGLVSFLIFYFRYLAETEALRYLRLAGADLLAAVRLILLDRNSSIHPQRGKPGFSVISLTTKVALGCAAVSAKHPEPPTFLRASQLLAAQLDNASMILPVLHKGRPISSANLKRLSKLLKREPRNIELTDLCYWQPLQLAGSRYHDARKKTKRKKEKLPSGGCAGYVEMRKKRKVKQLPSGASSEYTKRGRRKRKAKEVSSGASAEYTESRKEVTATFRYTQTLKLLLLDKIHAHYLEALARLPGGVLRKCHHSSLLRAGYCYGPMDPVSNIILNTIWYAATFPTHCDFEVTMICTKTLRRIECCSLYGLVAFLRGLFNTLTEHEALWYLLVSNIDAASAVTMAEQHDHVMSGAYQEAYSNAALNSWHPDPDALLKLTMSLLLMAPVELSFLLNDCALSNSEVEQLGMALSSLFEVQVSPLDQEEILSVNQKRFISDIRKKFQDDQEFFASKVNAALSNYSKKNGGHFEIHIICGVNPNVSEGARSHINFWAIPKGSNVASTTPILFFAECSNDADEEEESMCFSLSSASIDSVRCFDCEYYGIKIVHPCDEVYHGNGEDFNIMAIGEHSISNELLISSCQFHVDMVHVLDEDWIYFDSKLDAKIAERNMMDDGAFKIWRWKGRIF, from the exons ATGTCCCATCGCAAGCGTCTCCGCCGAATCGGCGAGGGCGCTGCCACCGTGCCAGTGACTGAGGAGGCCGTGAAGAAGGACATACGCGCGCTGCTCAACCAGATCTACGACTTCTACAAGGCGGCGCTCGACCAGCTGCCGACGGAGGAGATCCCCTCTCTGGCCCCGCGCCTTCTCAGCGCCGGCGTGTGCTTCGGCGTGCTGGATCCGGTCTCCAACATCATCGCCAACGCCATCTCATACTCCCCCCCTTCACCGACGCCCACCAATcccgacgacgatgatgacgaggaGAAGGCGGCCCAACCGCACACGAGGGAGTCAGTTTTGTCCAGGATCGTCAGCGATACCGACGacttcctccacctccggctGTCCGCAAAGACAGCCGAACGCATGACCGTCGCCCGGCGGTCGCTCGAAGGCCTTGTAAGCTTCCTCATTTTCTACTTCCGCTACCTCGCGGAGACTGAAGCGCTGCGCTACCTGCGCTTGGCCGGTGCTGACCTCCTTGCCGCCGTGCGGCTCATCTTGCTGGACCGTAACAGCAGCATCCACCCACAGAGAGGCAAACCCGGGTTCAGTGTCATCTCCCTCACCACCAAGGTAGCCCTTGGCTGTGCTGCTGTCTCTGCAAAGCACCCTGAACCACCGACCTTTCTGAGAGCGTCGCAGTTGTTGGCAGCTCAGCTGGACAATGCCTCCATGATTCTGCCCGTGCTGCACAAGGGCCGCCCCATCTCGTCTGCAAATTTGAAGCGCCTCAGCAAGTTGCTAAAGCGAGAGCCCAGGAACATCGAGCTCACAGATCTCTGTTACTGGCAACCTTTGCAGCTTGCTGGTTCGCGGTATCATGATGccaggaagaagacgaagagaAAGAAGGAGAAGCTGCCATCAGGGGGCTGTGCTGGATATGTGGaaatgaggaagaagagaaaggtgAAGCAGCTGCCATCTGGTGCCTCTTCTGAATATacaaagagggggaggaggaagagaaaggcGAAGGAGGTGTCATCTGGGGCCTCTGCTGAATATACTGAGAGTAGGAAGGAAGTGACTGCAACATTCCGCTACACTCAAACATTGAAGCTCTTGCTCCTTGACAAAATTCATGCACATTACCTGGAAGCACTTGCCCGTCTACCGGGAGGTGTCTTGCGCAAGTGTCACCACAGCAGCCTCCTCAGGGCTGGTTATTGTTATGGCCCAATGGATCCTGTCTCCAACATCATTCTCAACACAATTTGGTATGCTGCTACATTCCCCACTCACTGTGATTTTGAGGTCACTATGATATGCACTAAGACACTTCGGCGCATAGAGTGCTGCTCTCTTTATGGCCTGGTTGCCTTTCTCCGTGGCCTCTTCAATACACTCACAGAACACGAAGCTTTATGGTACTTGCTTGTGAGCAATATTGATGCTGCTTCAGCTGTCACAATGGCAGAACAGCATGATCATGTTATGTCTGGTGCGTACCAAGAAGCCTATAGCAATGCCGCGCTGAACTCATGGCACCCTGATCCTGACGCATTGTTGAAGCTAACCATGTCACTCCTGCTAATGGCACCGGTTGAGTTATCGTTTTTGTTGAATGATTGTGCACTCTCAAATAGTGAAGTTGAGCAGCTCGGCATGGCTCTGTCATCATTGTTTGAGGTGCAGGTTTCACCACTGGACCAGGAAGAGATCCTATCTGTGAACCAGAAAAGATTCATATCAGACATCAGAAAGAAGTTTCAGGATGATCAAGAGTTCTTTGCCAGCAAGGTTAATGCTGCATTGAGCAACTATTCCAAGAAAAACGGG GGACACTTTGAAATTCATATTATTTGCGGTGTGAATCCTAATGTAAGCGAAGGTGCAAGGTCACATATCAACTTTTGGGCAATACCCAAGGGATCAAATGTTGCTAGCACTACTCCTATACTGTTCTTTGCTGAATGTAGCAATGATgctgatgaggaagaggaatcAATGTGTTTCTCTTTATCTTCTGCTTCAATTGATTCCG TGCGCTGCTTTGACTGTGAATACTATGGAATAAAGATTGTGCATCCGTGTGATGAAGTGTATCATGGGAATGGTGAGGATTTCAACATAATGGCTATTGGAGAACACAGCATCAGCAATGAGTTGCTCATTAGCTCCTGCCAGTTTCATGTTGACATGGTGCATGTATTGGATGAGGACTGGATCTATTTTGATTCGAAGCTAGACGCCAAGATTGCTGAGAGGAACATGATGGATGACGGTGCTTTTAAGATATGGAGGTGGAAGGGCAGAATCTTTTGA
- the LOC101764613 gene encoding protein ALP1-like, protein MELAFRGRKSFATQNVMAAVDFDMKFTYVLAGWEGTAHDAVVLADALERENGGLRVPEGKFYLVDAGYGSKPGFMPPFRGVRYHLNEWGNNPVQNEKELFNLRHSSLRVTVERAFGSLNRRFKVLDDATPFFPYLTQVDIVIVCCILHNWVVSQGTDCFILPENTLIPSPHTSASAQSNDHRLMVEKRQLIAERMWQDRQNHYGH, encoded by the exons ATGGAGCTAGCTTTTCGTGGTAGAAAGTCATTTGCAACACAAAATGTGATGGCTGCTGTAGATTTTGATATGAAATTCACTTATGTTCTGGCTGGTTGGGAGGGCACAGCACATGATGCTGTGGTTTTAGCAGATGCCCTAGAGCGTGAGAATGGTGGCTTACGAGTTCCCGAAG GGAAATTCTACCTTGTGGATGCGGGATACGGATCCAAACCTGGATTCATGCCACCTTTTCGTGGTGTGCGCTatcacttgaatgagtggggaAACAATCCAGTCCAAAATGAGAAGGAACTATTCAATCTAAGGCATTCCTCTCTACGTGTGACTGTAGAACGTGCCTTTGGATCACTCAACAGAAGATTTAAAGTCCTTGATGATGCTACGCCATTCTTCCCATACCTTACTCAAGTTGATATTGTCATAGTATGTTGTATCCTCCATAACTGGGTTGTTTCTCAAGGCACTGATTGTTTCATTCTGCCGGAGAACACATTGATACCTAGTCCCCATACTTCAGCTAGTGCACAGTCAAATGACCATAGGTTGATGGTTGAAAAGAGGCAACTAATTGCTGAAAGGATGTGGCAAGATCGACAAAACCACTATGGCCATTAA
- the LOC101774870 gene encoding uncharacterized protein LOC101774870: MARGKPRCPKALALGGRGWRRHIHFLCASFRSFYRWRPLPAATGTKRKGSAGAGTEKRWAKRRIGQERAPSRSGTAKRKAAGGDDGLEKEAKRRKTDQDETTQRKAQSDGRDPDEDGGDEDYEDDDDEAVVLPDVPRPIIWGRRSRKDGKPWTCDCGTVNEPSRHLFVDLPAFECSNCKKPGRACFKFSFANLVCNGVCPIGKIKNQKKTDYCIAHSLTMQAEMTMRIMSVLSGAARDSEKGFRILDPYSLLTHDIMTMEDDDGRPDFFSSRAIERIAEVVAHTGIDDMRYEVRYKAGKVERVDTDFCTICRILADGYPLSTSIIPGLKFYGLPYGKVYKSRYNAKNFLEKIPKDYGVDCHFVVLVGASRSEIRDSYYFANTYGDKYCLRINRVTGTKSGGIGKLRAKDVAEKPFQFIRLAKVE; this comes from the exons ATGGCTCGAGGAAAGCCACGGTGCCCCAAGGCCTTGGCGTTAGGCGGCCGCGGGTGGAGGAGGCATATCCACTTCCTTTGCGCCAGTTTCCGCTCTTTTTACCGGTGGCGGCCGCTGCCTGCTGCTACAGGGACGAAGAGGAAGGGGAGTGCTGGCGCCGGCACCGAAAAGAGGTGGGCTAAGAGGAGGATTGGCCAGGAGAGGGCTCCATCTCGTTCTGGTACAGCCAAGAGGAAGGCCGCAGGAGGCGACGACGGCCTCGAGAAGGAGgccaagaggaggaagacggatCAGGACGAGACCACCCAGAGGAAGGCGCAATCAGACGGCCGTGACCCAGATGAGGATGGTGGCGACGAAGACtacgaggatgatgatgatgaggcgGTGGTCCTGCCGGACGTACCGCGCCCGATCATTTGGGGAAGGAGGAGCCGCAAAGACGGCAAGCCATGGACTTGCGACTGCGGCACCGTCAACGAGCCGTCTCGGCATCTCTTCGTTGACCTCCCGGCGTTCGAGTGCAGCAATTGCAAGAAGCCG GGTCGTGCTTGTTTCAAGTTTTCGTTTGCCAACCTTGTTTGCAACGGTGTTTGCCCAATTGGCAAGATCAAAAATCAGAAGAAAACAG ATTACTGCATCGCACATTCATTGACAATGCAAGCTGAAATGACCATGAGGATAATGAGTGTGCTATCAGGCGCAGCTAGAGATTCAGAGAAAGGTTTTCGCATACTTGATCCTTACAGTCTACTAACCCATGATATAATGACaatggaggatgatgatgggCGGCCTGATTTCTTCAGTAGCAGAGCAATAGAGAGGATAGCAGAGGTGGTTGCACATACCGGCATAGATGACATG AGATATGAAGTTAGGTACAAGGCTGGTAAGGTGGAAAGAGTTGACACGGACTTTTGTACCATCTGCCGCATTCTAGCAGATGGTTACCCTCTTTCCACAAGTATCATTCCTGGACTCAAATTTTATGGCTTACCGTATGGAAAAGTCTACAAGTCTCGGTACAATGCCAaaaattttctagaaaaaatCCCAAAAGACTACGGAGTCGACTGCCATTTTGTTGTTCTGGTTGGTGCGAGTAGGAGTGAGATTCGTGACTCTTACTATTTTGCCAACACTTATGGTGATAAGTACTGCCTTAGGATTAACAGAGTTACTGGAACCAAGTCTGGAGGGATTGGAAAACTCCGTGCAAAGGATGTTGCTGAGAAGCCATTTCAATTCATTCGGCTTGCTAAGGTTGAATGA
- the LOC101774329 gene encoding uncharacterized protein LOC101774329 isoform X3 — MSHRKRLRRIGEGAATVPVTEEAVKKDIRALLNQIYDFYKAALDQLPTEEIPSLAPRLLSAGVCFGVLDPVSNIIANAISYSPPSPTPTNPDDDDDEEKAAQPHTRESVLSRIVSDTDDFLHLRLSAKTAERMTVARRSLEGLVSFLIFYFRYLAETEALRYLRLAGADLLAAVRLILLDRNSSIHPQRGKPGFSVISLTTKVALGCAAVSAKHPEPPTFLRASQLLAAQLDNASMILPVLHKGRPISSANLKRLSKLLKREPRNIELTDLCYWQPLQLAGSRYHDARKKTKRKKEKLPSGGCAGYVEMRKKRKVKQLPSGASSEYTKRGRRKRKAKEVSSGASAEYTESRKEVTATFRYTQTLKLLLLDKIHAHYLEALARLPGGVLRKCHHSSLLRAGYCYGPMDPVSNIILNTIWYAATFPTHCDFEVTMICTKTLRRIECCSLYGLVAFLRGLFNTLTEHEALWYLLVSNIDAASAVTMAEQHDHVMSGAYQEAYSNAALNSWHPDPDALLKLTMSLLLMAPVELSFLLNDCALSNSEVEQLGMALSSLFEVQVSPLDQEEILSVNQKRFISDIRKKFQDDQEFFASKVNAALSNYSKKNGGHFEIHIICGVNPNVSEGARSHINFWAIPKGSNVASTTPILFFAECSNDADEEEESMCFSLSSASIDSDI; from the exons ATGTCCCATCGCAAGCGTCTCCGCCGAATCGGCGAGGGCGCTGCCACCGTGCCAGTGACTGAGGAGGCCGTGAAGAAGGACATACGCGCGCTGCTCAACCAGATCTACGACTTCTACAAGGCGGCGCTCGACCAGCTGCCGACGGAGGAGATCCCCTCTCTGGCCCCGCGCCTTCTCAGCGCCGGCGTGTGCTTCGGCGTGCTGGATCCGGTCTCCAACATCATCGCCAACGCCATCTCATACTCCCCCCCTTCACCGACGCCCACCAATcccgacgacgatgatgacgaggaGAAGGCGGCCCAACCGCACACGAGGGAGTCAGTTTTGTCCAGGATCGTCAGCGATACCGACGacttcctccacctccggctGTCCGCAAAGACAGCCGAACGCATGACCGTCGCCCGGCGGTCGCTCGAAGGCCTTGTAAGCTTCCTCATTTTCTACTTCCGCTACCTCGCGGAGACTGAAGCGCTGCGCTACCTGCGCTTGGCCGGTGCTGACCTCCTTGCCGCCGTGCGGCTCATCTTGCTGGACCGTAACAGCAGCATCCACCCACAGAGAGGCAAACCCGGGTTCAGTGTCATCTCCCTCACCACCAAGGTAGCCCTTGGCTGTGCTGCTGTCTCTGCAAAGCACCCTGAACCACCGACCTTTCTGAGAGCGTCGCAGTTGTTGGCAGCTCAGCTGGACAATGCCTCCATGATTCTGCCCGTGCTGCACAAGGGCCGCCCCATCTCGTCTGCAAATTTGAAGCGCCTCAGCAAGTTGCTAAAGCGAGAGCCCAGGAACATCGAGCTCACAGATCTCTGTTACTGGCAACCTTTGCAGCTTGCTGGTTCGCGGTATCATGATGccaggaagaagacgaagagaAAGAAGGAGAAGCTGCCATCAGGGGGCTGTGCTGGATATGTGGaaatgaggaagaagagaaaggtgAAGCAGCTGCCATCTGGTGCCTCTTCTGAATATacaaagagggggaggaggaagagaaaggcGAAGGAGGTGTCATCTGGGGCCTCTGCTGAATATACTGAGAGTAGGAAGGAAGTGACTGCAACATTCCGCTACACTCAAACATTGAAGCTCTTGCTCCTTGACAAAATTCATGCACATTACCTGGAAGCACTTGCCCGTCTACCGGGAGGTGTCTTGCGCAAGTGTCACCACAGCAGCCTCCTCAGGGCTGGTTATTGTTATGGCCCAATGGATCCTGTCTCCAACATCATTCTCAACACAATTTGGTATGCTGCTACATTCCCCACTCACTGTGATTTTGAGGTCACTATGATATGCACTAAGACACTTCGGCGCATAGAGTGCTGCTCTCTTTATGGCCTGGTTGCCTTTCTCCGTGGCCTCTTCAATACACTCACAGAACACGAAGCTTTATGGTACTTGCTTGTGAGCAATATTGATGCTGCTTCAGCTGTCACAATGGCAGAACAGCATGATCATGTTATGTCTGGTGCGTACCAAGAAGCCTATAGCAATGCCGCGCTGAACTCATGGCACCCTGATCCTGACGCATTGTTGAAGCTAACCATGTCACTCCTGCTAATGGCACCGGTTGAGTTATCGTTTTTGTTGAATGATTGTGCACTCTCAAATAGTGAAGTTGAGCAGCTCGGCATGGCTCTGTCATCATTGTTTGAGGTGCAGGTTTCACCACTGGACCAGGAAGAGATCCTATCTGTGAACCAGAAAAGATTCATATCAGACATCAGAAAGAAGTTTCAGGATGATCAAGAGTTCTTTGCCAGCAAGGTTAATGCTGCATTGAGCAACTATTCCAAGAAAAACGGG GGACACTTTGAAATTCATATTATTTGCGGTGTGAATCCTAATGTAAGCGAAGGTGCAAGGTCACATATCAACTTTTGGGCAATACCCAAGGGATCAAATGTTGCTAGCACTACTCCTATACTGTTCTTTGCTGAATGTAGCAATGATgctgatgaggaagaggaatcAATGTGTTTCTCTTTATCTTCTGCTTCAATTGATTCCG ATATTTGA
- the LOC111255754 gene encoding uncharacterized protein LOC111255754, which yields MRTQRLDDAGNYPSGTFRIHGPGKPRPDQEFPAPQLLFISIQLSSDMEREKSKGKEAEDKSKGKLESDEKVKDKDQAKGNKMKKAKKGALKSAEEGAPPVTLNIDDINQDLDSDEYSSVDSDIPPVYPIQNP from the exons ATGCGTACACAGAGACTAGACGATGCAGGAAACTATCCATCCGGCACCTTTCGCATTCACGGACCAGGCAAACCTCGGCCGG ATCAAGAGTTTCCAGCGCCGCAG CTGCTATTTATCTCCATTCAGTTAAGCAGCGACATGGAGAGAG AGAAGAGCAAGGGCAAGGAGGCTGAGGACAAAAGCAAGGGTAAACTGGAGTCTGATGAAAAAGTCAAGGACAAGG ATCAAGCTAAGGGAAACAAAATGAAGAAGGCGAAGAAAGGTGCATTGAAATCAGCTGAAGAGG GAGCTCCGCCGGTGACTCTGAACATAGATGACATAAATCAAGACTTGGACTCGGACGAGTACAGCTCTGTGGACAGTGATATCCCACCTGTTTATCCGATCCAGAACCCATGa
- the LOC101774329 gene encoding uncharacterized protein LOC101774329 isoform X2 yields the protein MSHRKRLRRIGEGAATVPVTEEAVKKDIRALLNQIYDFYKAALDQLPTEEIPSLAPRLLSAGVCFGVLDPVSNIIANAISYSPPSPTPTNPDDDDDEEKAAQPHTRESVLSRIVSDTDDFLHLRLSAKTAERMTVARRSLEGLVSFLIFYFRYLAETEALRYLRLAGADLLAAVRLILLDRNSSIHPQRGKPGFSVISLTTKVALGCAAVSAKHPEPPTFLRASQLLAAQLDNASMILPVLHKGRPISSANLKRLSKLLKREPRNIELTDLCYWQPLQLAGSRYHDARKKTKRKKEKLPSGGCAGYVEMRKKRKVKQLPSGASSEYTKRGRRKRKAKEVSSGASAEYTESRKEVTATFRYTQTLKLLLLDKIHAHYLEALARLPGGVLRKCHHSSLLRAGYCYGPMDPVSNIILNTIWYAATFPTHCDFEVTMICTKTLRRIECCSLYGLVAFLRGLFNTLTEHEALWYLLVSNIDAASAVTMAEQHDHVMSGAYQEAYSNAALNSWHPDPDALLKLTMSLLLMAPVELSFLLNDCALSNSEVEQLGMALSSLFEVQVSPLDQEEILSVNQKRFISDIRKKFQDDQEFFASKVNAALSNYSKKNGGHFEIHIICGVNPNVSEGARSHINFWAIPKGSNVASTTPILFFAECSNDADEEEESMCFSLSSASIDSDRYLIRNIRK from the exons ATGTCCCATCGCAAGCGTCTCCGCCGAATCGGCGAGGGCGCTGCCACCGTGCCAGTGACTGAGGAGGCCGTGAAGAAGGACATACGCGCGCTGCTCAACCAGATCTACGACTTCTACAAGGCGGCGCTCGACCAGCTGCCGACGGAGGAGATCCCCTCTCTGGCCCCGCGCCTTCTCAGCGCCGGCGTGTGCTTCGGCGTGCTGGATCCGGTCTCCAACATCATCGCCAACGCCATCTCATACTCCCCCCCTTCACCGACGCCCACCAATcccgacgacgatgatgacgaggaGAAGGCGGCCCAACCGCACACGAGGGAGTCAGTTTTGTCCAGGATCGTCAGCGATACCGACGacttcctccacctccggctGTCCGCAAAGACAGCCGAACGCATGACCGTCGCCCGGCGGTCGCTCGAAGGCCTTGTAAGCTTCCTCATTTTCTACTTCCGCTACCTCGCGGAGACTGAAGCGCTGCGCTACCTGCGCTTGGCCGGTGCTGACCTCCTTGCCGCCGTGCGGCTCATCTTGCTGGACCGTAACAGCAGCATCCACCCACAGAGAGGCAAACCCGGGTTCAGTGTCATCTCCCTCACCACCAAGGTAGCCCTTGGCTGTGCTGCTGTCTCTGCAAAGCACCCTGAACCACCGACCTTTCTGAGAGCGTCGCAGTTGTTGGCAGCTCAGCTGGACAATGCCTCCATGATTCTGCCCGTGCTGCACAAGGGCCGCCCCATCTCGTCTGCAAATTTGAAGCGCCTCAGCAAGTTGCTAAAGCGAGAGCCCAGGAACATCGAGCTCACAGATCTCTGTTACTGGCAACCTTTGCAGCTTGCTGGTTCGCGGTATCATGATGccaggaagaagacgaagagaAAGAAGGAGAAGCTGCCATCAGGGGGCTGTGCTGGATATGTGGaaatgaggaagaagagaaaggtgAAGCAGCTGCCATCTGGTGCCTCTTCTGAATATacaaagagggggaggaggaagagaaaggcGAAGGAGGTGTCATCTGGGGCCTCTGCTGAATATACTGAGAGTAGGAAGGAAGTGACTGCAACATTCCGCTACACTCAAACATTGAAGCTCTTGCTCCTTGACAAAATTCATGCACATTACCTGGAAGCACTTGCCCGTCTACCGGGAGGTGTCTTGCGCAAGTGTCACCACAGCAGCCTCCTCAGGGCTGGTTATTGTTATGGCCCAATGGATCCTGTCTCCAACATCATTCTCAACACAATTTGGTATGCTGCTACATTCCCCACTCACTGTGATTTTGAGGTCACTATGATATGCACTAAGACACTTCGGCGCATAGAGTGCTGCTCTCTTTATGGCCTGGTTGCCTTTCTCCGTGGCCTCTTCAATACACTCACAGAACACGAAGCTTTATGGTACTTGCTTGTGAGCAATATTGATGCTGCTTCAGCTGTCACAATGGCAGAACAGCATGATCATGTTATGTCTGGTGCGTACCAAGAAGCCTATAGCAATGCCGCGCTGAACTCATGGCACCCTGATCCTGACGCATTGTTGAAGCTAACCATGTCACTCCTGCTAATGGCACCGGTTGAGTTATCGTTTTTGTTGAATGATTGTGCACTCTCAAATAGTGAAGTTGAGCAGCTCGGCATGGCTCTGTCATCATTGTTTGAGGTGCAGGTTTCACCACTGGACCAGGAAGAGATCCTATCTGTGAACCAGAAAAGATTCATATCAGACATCAGAAAGAAGTTTCAGGATGATCAAGAGTTCTTTGCCAGCAAGGTTAATGCTGCATTGAGCAACTATTCCAAGAAAAACGGG GGACACTTTGAAATTCATATTATTTGCGGTGTGAATCCTAATGTAAGCGAAGGTGCAAGGTCACATATCAACTTTTGGGCAATACCCAAGGGATCAAATGTTGCTAGCACTACTCCTATACTGTTCTTTGCTGAATGTAGCAATGATgctgatgaggaagaggaatcAATGTGTTTCTCTTTATCTTCTGCTTCAATTGATTCCG ATAGATATTTGATAAGGAACATTCGGAAATGA